One region of Hirundo rustica isolate bHirRus1 unplaced genomic scaffold, bHirRus1.pri.v3 scaffold_197_arrow_ctg1, whole genome shotgun sequence genomic DNA includes:
- the LOC120747767 gene encoding olfactory receptor 14J1-like codes for MSLSPPSKGLHGQSDEMSNSSSISHFLLLPLADTRQLQLLHFCLFLGISLAALLGNGLIISAVACGHHLHTPMFFFLLNLALTDLGSICTTVPKAMHNSLWDTRTISSAGCAAQLFFFLFFIGSEYFLLTIMCYDRYVSICKPLHYGTLLGSRACAHVAAAAWASAFLYSLLHTANTFSLPLCHGNALGQFFCEIPHILKLSCSKSYLRELGLLAVSACLAFGCFVFIVFSYVQIFRVVLRIPSEQGRHKAFSTCLPHLAVVSLFLSTAVFAYLKPPSISSPSLDLALSVLYSVVPPALNPLIYSLRNQELKAAVWRLMTGWFQKH; via the coding sequence ATGTCACTGTCTCCTCCTTCAAAAGGACTCCATGGCCAGAGTGATgaaatgtccaacagcagctccatcagccacttcctcctgctgccattagCAGACAcacggcagctgcagctcctgcacttctgcctcttcctgggcatctccctggctgccctcctgggcaaTGGCCTCATCATCAGTGCCGTAGCCTGCGGCCACCacctgcacacgcccatgttcttcttcctgctcaacctggccctcaccgacctgggctccatctgtaccactgtccccaaagccatgcacaattccctctgggacaccaggaccaTCTCCTctgcaggatgtgctgctcagctctttttctttctgttcttcatcGGATCAGAATATTTCCTCCTGACCATCATGTGCTACGACCGCtacgtgtccatctgcaaacccctgcactacgggaccctcctgggcagcagagcttgtgcccatgtggcagcagctgcctgggccagtgcctttctctaTTCACTGCTACACACAGCCAATACATTTTCActgcccctgtgccatggcaatgccctgggccagttcttctgtgaaatcccacacaTCCTCAAACTCTCCTGTTCCAAGTCCTACCTCAGGGAACTTGGGCTTCTGGCTGTTAGTGCCTGTTTAGcatttggttgttttgtgttcattgttttctcctatgtgcagatcttcagggtcgtgctgaggatcccctctgagcagggacggcacaaagccttttccacctgcctccctcacctggctgtggtctctctgttcctcagcactgcagtgtttgcctacctgaagcccccctccatctcctccccatctctggatctggccctgtcagttctgtactcagtggtgcctccagccctgaaccccctcatctacagcctgaggaaccaggagctcaaggctgcagtgtggagactGATGACTGGATGGTTTCAGAAACATTAA